DNA from Candidatus Latescibacterota bacterium:
CAATAATATAGACCCCCCGTCCTCCCGTTGCGCAAGCGCCCGCGCAACGAGCCGGACAGCCCCCCTAAAGAGGGGGGCTGTCACTACGTGATGGTGCGGCCAAAAGTCAGAACGAATAAAACAAGTATAACCAGTTGATAATAATAGAATAACGCTTGACTTAATATAAATATTATCACATATTATGGTAGTGATAAAACCATAAATGTGAGGAAGTCTCAAACATGATAAACATCAAAGATCACCATACCGGATGGCTAATAGATCCATGGGATCATTTAGGCCCCAAGCGACGCAAGCTGCTGGATAGCAGTTGGGCCGGAGTGTTCCGCAAGTACCTTTTCGAAAAGCTGCCGATAGAAAGGATAGCGAGACACTTCGATGAGTCACAGGGACGTCCGACAAAAGAGCTGTATACGGCGTTGGGGATGCAGATACTCCAACAGCTTCATGACTTGAGTGACCCTGATGTGACGATGTCGCTTGCGTTCAGCGAGCAATGGCATTACGCGCTTGACATTACTGACAACTCTGACGCGAGTATGTACGTGTCGGAACGAAGTGTCCGTCGCTACCGGAAGATACTGATCAAAGAAGGTCTCGACAAGGTGCTGTTTGAAACACTGACCGATAACCTGATCGAGGCATTCGGTGTTGACACTTCGAAGCAACGCCTGGATTCGACGTTTATTCAATCAAACATGCGTATCATGGGCCTGGTCGGGATATTCTCCTCCACTATTCGCAAGTTTTTGAAAAAGCTTCGGCGCTCTCATGCAAAGCTGTATGCCCGTTTGCCCGAATCGAGATTCAAAGGCCGTTATCTGACGAAGGATTCCGAGAACCTGTTTTCACAGGTGAAGCCTTCGGAAGCTTCGGTGACTCTTCACGAACTGGGGAATGACCTCCTGTATCTTGTTGAGTTTTTCCGTTCTTATACTACTGTATGCAAGCTTTCGGAATACCGCCTGCTCGAACGTGTTCTCGATGAATGCTGCATCGTTACGGGTTCGGGGGCTGATATCATGGTCGAACTGAAACCGCCCAACGAGATACCCTCTGATAGCCTGCAAAATCCATCCGATCCCGATGCAGGGTATGACAATCACAAAGGCAGCGGGTATCAGGCCCAGATCATGGAGACCTTTCAGGTTGAAAAACCGGATGACAAAAAGACTCCCGACCTGATAACCCATGTCGAAGTCGAACCGGCCAACGTCCATGACTCACATGCGCTTCTTCCTGCCATCGATGCAACAACTGAACGTGGTTGCCAACCGGAAGAACTTGTCTGCGACAGCCTCTACGGCAGCGATGACAACGTTCAAAAGGCAGCCGTAAAAGAGGTTGACGTCATCTCTCCGGTTCAGGGAAAACATCTCAACGGTGACTTTACACTTGCCGACTTTGAGATTGATCCGGCAACACATTTTGTGCTCTCTTGCCCCGAATCACATAAACCGGAACATGTCTATCGAACCCGTAAAAACAAACTACGGGCCAAATTCGCGAAATCTATCTGCTCTTCCTGTCCACAGCGCGATAACTGCCCCGTGCGGCCAAGAGC
Protein-coding regions in this window:
- a CDS encoding transposase; the protein is MINIKDHHTGWLIDPWDHLGPKRRKLLDSSWAGVFRKYLFEKLPIERIARHFDESQGRPTKELYTALGMQILQQLHDLSDPDVTMSLAFSEQWHYALDITDNSDASMYVSERSVRRYRKILIKEGLDKVLFETLTDNLIEAFGVDTSKQRLDSTFIQSNMRIMGLVGIFSSTIRKFLKKLRRSHAKLYARLPESRFKGRYLTKDSENLFSQVKPSEASVTLHELGNDLLYLVEFFRSYTTVCKLSEYRLLERVLDECCIVTGSGADIMVELKPPNEIPSDSLQNPSDPDAGYDNHKGSGYQAQIMETFQVEKPDDKKTPDLITHVEVEPANVHDSHALLPAIDATTERGCQPEELVCDSLYGSDDNVQKAAVKEVDVISPVQGKHLNGDFTLADFEIDPATHFVLSCPESHKPEHVYRTRKNKLRAKFAKSICSSCPQRDNCPVRPRAKAFYLRYDDKMLRLAQRRVYVQTTEFKDRYRWRAGVEATMSHLKADVGVAQLRVRGLASVRFVVMLKALGLNILRCAKALDLYLLHVLSRLRGSTLISCRCFNSRYDILLQKIRYSYALAS